Genomic window (Leptospira bouyouniensis):
TTGCCGCATAAAAGTAGAAGCATTGGAAGAAGCAAACCAATGGTTACAACAGTATAAACAATTATGGGAAGAAAGATTAGATCGACTTGATCAGTATTTGATGGAGTTACAACAATCGAAAGGAAAGAAAAAGAATGTTTAAACAAGACATGACCGTTTCGTTAGAAGAAAAAATTGTTAGAATGGAAAGAATTTTCCAAGCACCACTAAAACTTGTTTGGGAGGTTTGGACAAATCCTTTACACATTGAAAAATGGTGGGGACCCAAAGGATTCACTAATCCGACCGTAGAATTTGATTTTAAAGTCGGTGGATCGTATCGTATTGTTATGCGATCACCTGATGGAGTAGATTATCCAGTAGTTGGAAAATTTTTAGAAATTACACCTTATGAAAGTTTTGTTATGACCGATTTAGTTGATGAACATCCAGATGAGTGGGTCAAAGAAGTTCAAAAAATGGCAGGGGTCACTGGTGATCGGTCCATGCTAAATTCAAAATTAAGAGTATTGTTCGAAGAAACGAACGGTAAAACAAAAGTGATTTTGCTAACTGAATTTATGAACAACCAAATTCGTGATGGTTTTGCAAATTCTGGCATGAAGGAAGGTTGGTCACAAAGTTTCGAAAAGTTAGAATCTGAAGCTTTGCCGAAAACAAATGAACTAATTATCGAAAAAAAATTATCACATCCGATCGACTTAGTTTTCTCTGCTTTTGCTGATCAATTAAATATAAATAGTTGGTGGGGTCCAAATGGTTTTACTACGACGACAGAATCCAGAGATTTTAGAGTTGGTGGAAAATGGATTTATACCATGAAAGGACCAGATGGTAAAATCTATCCAAATTTGGTAGAATATAAAGTCATAAAAGATTTCGAATATATTGAATATCTTCATGGTTCTGGAGATTCAACAAAAGATGATAATTTTTTAGTAAAGATTTGGTTTACATCAATAAACAAAAATCAAACAATCATAAAAATGAATATGATATTTCCTAATGCAGAAATTAGAGATACAGTTGTTTCATTTGGAGCTATTGAAGGTGCTCACCAAACAATCAGTAGGTTAAATCAATATTTGAATTAATAATTCAAATTTAGTAGGAAAAATTATGACACGAAAAAGTTTATGGAATGATTTAAAAAAAGCCCTAGCTGGATCTGAAGAAGATTATACTGAAGTTAGTATGCAAAAGGCAGTTTTTCTCCTCTCAGTTCCAATGATTTTGGAGTTAGTTTTAGAATCAGTTTTTGCAGTTGTAGATATCTATTTTGTTGGTAAAATTGGTCCTTCCGCAGTTGCCACAGTTGGACTTACTGAAACATATCTCTTTCTACTTTATGCAGTAGCAATGGGTTTATCATTTTCTGTAACAGCCATTGTCGCTCGAAGGATTGGTGAAAAAGAAAAAGATAAGGCTGGAGTAGCGGCGATTCAATCCATCTGGATAGCTATCATCTCTTCTATTCCCTTCTCAATCGCAGGTATCTTTTATTCACAAGAGCTCTTGGCACTTATGGGTGCAGACGAATGGGTACTTAGTGAAGGTTATCACTATATGCAATGGATGTTAGGTGGTAATTTAATCATTGTCTTGTTATTTCTAATTAATGCCGTTTTCCGTGGAGCAGGTGATGCAGCAATCTCAATGCGTGTACTTTGGATTGCTAATGGTTTCAATATCATTTTGGATCCTATTTTTATATTTGGATGGGGTCCAATACCAGCCTTTGGAATCACAGGTGCTGCAATTGCGACTAACATTGGAAGAGGAATCGGTGTATTATTTCAACTTTGGTTATTATTCAAAGGTGGAAAACACATTAAAATAGTAACCAGTCATTTAAAAATTGAATGGGATACAATTTCGGGCATTCTAAAAACATCACTTGGTGGAATTGGACAGATGATTGTTGGTATGACATCATGGATTTTTATCATGAGAATCTTATCAGAGTTTGGAAGCCAGACTGTTGCCGGAGCAACCATTGCACTTAGGACGATGATGTTTACATTGATGCCATCTTGGGGAATGTCAAACGCAGTCGCAACATTAGTAGGTCAAAATTTAGGGGCAGGAAAACCGGATCGAGCAGAACAATCTGTATGGTTTACCGGGTTCTGTAATATGGGTTATCTAATTCTTGTATCTATCATTTATTTTTTTTATAGCGAGAATATAATTTCAATTTTTAGTACAGACCCTTCAGTGATCATGATTGGATCGGAATGGTTAAGAATTGTTTCTTATTCTTATTTTATCTACGCATGGTGGATGGCAGCTAGCCAAGCTTTTAATGG
Coding sequences:
- a CDS encoding SRPBCC family protein, with product MFKQDMTVSLEEKIVRMERIFQAPLKLVWEVWTNPLHIEKWWGPKGFTNPTVEFDFKVGGSYRIVMRSPDGVDYPVVGKFLEITPYESFVMTDLVDEHPDEWVKEVQKMAGVTGDRSMLNSKLRVLFEETNGKTKVILLTEFMNNQIRDGFANSGMKEGWSQSFEKLESEALPKTNELIIEKKLSHPIDLVFSAFADQLNINSWWGPNGFTTTTESRDFRVGGKWIYTMKGPDGKIYPNLVEYKVIKDFEYIEYLHGSGDSTKDDNFLVKIWFTSINKNQTIIKMNMIFPNAEIRDTVVSFGAIEGAHQTISRLNQYLN
- a CDS encoding MATE family efflux transporter, which translates into the protein MTRKSLWNDLKKALAGSEEDYTEVSMQKAVFLLSVPMILELVLESVFAVVDIYFVGKIGPSAVATVGLTETYLFLLYAVAMGLSFSVTAIVARRIGEKEKDKAGVAAIQSIWIAIISSIPFSIAGIFYSQELLALMGADEWVLSEGYHYMQWMLGGNLIIVLLFLINAVFRGAGDAAISMRVLWIANGFNIILDPIFIFGWGPIPAFGITGAAIATNIGRGIGVLFQLWLLFKGGKHIKIVTSHLKIEWDTISGILKTSLGGIGQMIVGMTSWIFIMRILSEFGSQTVAGATIALRTMMFTLMPSWGMSNAVATLVGQNLGAGKPDRAEQSVWFTGFCNMGYLILVSIIYFFYSENIISIFSTDPSVIMIGSEWLRIVSYSYFIYAWWMAASQAFNGAGDTMTPTKINVIFFWIIQIPLAYTLGKYFNFGYSGVFWAMMLSETSVGVYTLWLFTKGKWKETKV